Proteins encoded within one genomic window of Ranitomeya variabilis isolate aRanVar5 chromosome 4, aRanVar5.hap1, whole genome shotgun sequence:
- the LOC143767468 gene encoding uncharacterized protein LOC143767468 isoform X3, translating to MWCAALQVEVPTTLDPPNGDLLYKSIFLTDPSKMDSDRDKMAEKILHLTLEILFQLTGEDYTVVNKTSTEHSQATVSEGWGRSRSPLMKPPPHPLIYEDINDQKILELTYKMIELLTGEVPIRYQDVTVHFSMEEWEYLEGHKDLYKDVMMEIPQPLTSPVLSSERTTPEKCPRSLLPQGCKQENPDVPQDHQGEDLTHINTIETYVIGDERCKEEIPTYDYPDDFTRISQGQVTTAIFQSDDLDTTQDITEVNPTTPDISSSFHSKDLFSDPFKQVQTSDSLRTIPKNKNKKRDIKNQTGLTAKNPFARSQYDQSFPFKTSFITHQKLHTEEREFCCSDFGKYFSQKSELIKHDRVHTGEKPYSCFDCGKCFVDETNLVKHQKFHTGEKPHLCSECGKCYADRSNLVIHQRTHTGEKPYSCLECGKHFNQKSHLVSHQRIHTGEKPFSCLQCGKCWAHKSSLVAHQRTHTGEKAFSCAVCGKCCTDNSDLVAHHRIHTGDKPYACPECGKCFVHKSSVLRHQKIHKGEKLC from the exons atgtggtgtgcggctctgcaggtggag GTTCCTACAACATTGGATCCGCCtaatggagatcttctatataagagcatTTTCCTGActgacccatcaaagatggatagcgacagggacaagatggctgaaaagatattacacctcaccctggagatcctcttccagcttactggagag gattacacagtagtgaacaaGACCTCTACAGAGCACTCTCAGGccactgtgtctgagggatggggaagatccCGGAGCCCACTCATgaagcctccacctcaccccctgatatatgaggacatcaatgatcaaaaaatcctagaactcacctacaagatgattgagctgctgactggagag gttcctataaggtatcAGGATGTCACCGTTCATttttccatggaggagtgggagtatttagaaggacacaaagatctgtacaaggacgtcatgatggagattCCTCAGCCCCTTACATCACCAG ttctatccagtgagaggacaacaccagagaaatGTCCCCGTTCTCTTCTTCCACAGGGCTGTAAGCAAGAAAATCctgatgttcctcaggatcatcag ggtgaagatctgacccatattaatactatagAGACATATGTGattggtgatgagcggtgtaaagaggagattcctacatatgactacccag atgactttaCCAGGATTTCACAGGGACAAGTGACAACTGCAATTTTTCAATCAGATGACCTTGATACGACACAAGATATAACTGAAGTGAATCCCActactccagatatatcatcatcctTTCACAGCAAAGATTTATTCTCTGATCCTTTTAAACAAGTTCAAACTTCAGATTCATTACGGACTATtccgaaaaataaaaataaaaaaagagacatTAAAAATCAAACTGGTCTAACAGCAAAGAACCCATTTGCAAGATCACAATATGACCAAAGTTTTCCCTTCAAAACTTCTTTTATTACACATCAAAAACTTCACACAGAGGAGAGAGAATTTTGTTGTTCAGATTTTGGGAAATATTTTAGCCAGAAATCAGAGCTTATTAAGCATGACagagttcacacaggggagaagccatattcatgttttgactgtgggaaatgttttgtagatGAAACAAATCTTGTTAAACACCAGAaatttcacacaggggagaagccacatttatgttcagaatgtgggaaatgttatgcagATAGGTCAAATCTTGTtatccaccagagaactcacacaggggagaagccatattcatgtttagaatgtgggaaacattttaaCCAAAAATCACATttggttagtcaccagagaattcacacaggggagaagcctttttcatgcttaCAATGTGGAAAATGTTGGGCACATAAATCAAGTCTTGTggcacaccagagaactcacacaggggagaaagccTTTTCATGCgcagtatgtgggaaatgttgcacAGATAACTCAGATCTTGTTGCACATcacagaattcacacagg